DNA sequence from the uncultured Fretibacterium sp. genome:
AGTACCCGCCCCTGGTCCTGGAGATAACGCCCTACCTGGACCGTCCGGCTCTGGGGATGGACGAGGATGCTCCCCTGGTGCGCCGCTTCGTCCGCATCTTCAAGGCGCTGGGGCTTCCCTGGGAGACGACGGGAATAACCTACTTCACCGACGCCTCCGTGTTCGTCCCCAGATTGGGCGTCCCCTTCGTCGTCATCGGCCCCGGGGACGAGCGCTTCTTC
Encoded proteins:
- a CDS encoding M20/M25/M40 family metallo-hydrolase; translation: YPPLVLEITPYLDRPALGMDEDAPLVRRFVRIFKALGLPWETTGITYFTDASVFVPRLGVPFVVIGPGDERFFHQADEYVTLKAVLQSARILEEYVRTIPSAEDGEG